The genomic region TGATCAACTCGCGCCACGGATCTTTGCAGCCGAGGGTGAAGCAGGTCTTGAGAGTGCGCTTGAAACCCTGCTGACGGAAAGCCTGACCGCCACCCCCCCTATGGGCGAGGTGCTTTTGGTCGGTGCAGGCCCAGGCGACCCCGAACTTCTTACACTCAAGGCGCGCAAAGCCCTTGATGAGGCCGAGGTGGTGATCCACGACCGCCTGATCTCGCCTCAAATCCTAGAGCTTGCGCGGCGCGAGGCGGTGCTGATTGATGCAGGAAAAACGGGCTTTGGCCCTGCGATGAAGCAAGAAGATATTTCTGCCCTTATGGTGGAACATGCGCGCGCCGGCGCAAAGGTGGTGCGCCTTAAGGCGGGCGATCCGTGCGTCTATGGCCGCTTGGATGATGAGATTGATGCGCTTTCTGATGCTGATATCCCATGGTCGATCATTCCAGGTATCACGGCGGCAAGCGCCGCCTCCGCGCAAATCGGGCAAAGCCTGACGAAACGGGGGCGCAATTCTGCGCTGCGATTTCTCACGGGCCATGATGTGGCAGGGTTTGCCGAACATGATTGGCGCGGCCTTGCGCGCAGTGGCGAGGTGGCGGCGATCTATATGGGCAAGCGTGGTGCGCGCTTTATCCAAGGGCGGCTTTTGATGCATGGCGCACGCCCCGACACACCCGTCACTGTGGTCGAACATGCAAGCCGCGCCGACACCCATGTCATTGATACCGATCTTGCACATCTTGCCCACGCCATTGAGGCCCAAGGCAAAGGTGCGCCTGCGGTGATCCTATATGGGCTTGCGCCGCGCGCCGCGCGCACGGCCCTCAACACTCTCAAAGCGGAGATTGCGTTATGAGCCGTGATTATTCCAAAATCCTGACCGCGAATGACCTGCGCCTTGGCGATGTCGTCTATTGGGCGGCCGACAAAAGATGGGCGCGGGACATCACGGATGCGGTGGTCTTTTCTGACAGCGCCACGGCCGAGGCTGCGCTTGCCGCAGCCTTCGCGCAAAGCGATCTGGTGGTTGGCCCCTATTTGGTCGATGCCATTACAACCGAAACAGGGCCCGCGCCTGCGCATTTTCGCGAGGCATTTCGGATGCGCGGCCCCTCAAACTATCCCCATGGCAAACAAGAACAAGCGCAAGGGTAAGGCAGATGTATCGCTACACTGAATTTGACGAAAATTTCCTGCGCGCCCGCAACGCGCAATTCCGCGCGCAAGTGGCCCGCCGCCTGTCTGGCGAATTAACCGAGGATGAGTTTAAACCTCTGCGCTTGATGAACGGGCTATATCTGCAGCTTCACGCCTATATGCTGCGCGTAGCAATCCCCTATGGCACGCTCAATTCAGCACAGATGCGCGCCTTGGCGCAGGTCGCGCGGCAATGGGACAAGGGCTATGGCCATTTCACCACGCGCCAAAACATCCAATTCAACTGGCCAAAATTAGAGGATGTGCCCGATATTCTGGACGCTTTGGCCGAAGTTGGCCTTCACGCCATCCAAACTTCGGGGAACACCGTGCGCAATGTCACCGCAGACCATTTTGCAGGGGCTGCTGCAGATGAGATTGCAGACCCCCGCCCCGTGGCGGAATTAATCCGCCAATGGTCAACCGATCATCCCGAATTTCAATTCCTACCGCGCAAGTTCAAAATTGCCGTAACAGGCAGCCCCAATGACCGTGCCGTCACCGCCGCCCATGATATCGGTCTGCGCATTGTCGCGCGCGAAGGCGAGATTGGCTATCAGGTCTTGGTCGGGGGCGGCTTGGGCCGCACGCCTATGATCGGCAAGGTTTTGGCAGAGTTTCTGCCCGAGGCTGATCTTCTGCCCTATATCGAGGCAATTGTGGCGGTTTATAACCTGATCGGGCGGCGAGATAATAAATATAAGGCCCGCATCAAGATCACCCTACACGAGACAGGCTTGGACGAAATCAAACGCCTTGTCGAAGAGGAATTCATCCCGCGCCGCGCGGCATTCAAAGGGGTTGATCAACGCCTCTTGGCAGAAATTCGCGGCCATTTTGCCCCCCCTGAGTTTATTAAAGGCGACAACGGCGCCCCAACCCTAAGCCCCGCTTTGCGCGCCTTTATCGACAGCAACGTAACGGCACACCGCCATGCAGATTACGCGATTGTGACGGTTTCGATGAAATCTCATGGCGCGACACCCGGTGATGCCACCACCGCGCAAATGGAGGTCTTGGCCGATCTTGCCGAAACCTATGGGCATGACGAGCTGCGCATCAGCCACGAGCAAAACGTGATCCTGCCCCATATCCCCCGCGCAGCGCTGCCTGATCTCTATCAGCGGCTGAAGGCTGTGGGTTTGGCCACGGCCAATATCGGGAAGATCTCGGATATTATCGCCTGCCCTGGCATGGATTACTGCGCCTTGGCCACGGCGCGCTCTATTCCTATTGCGCAGGAAATCGCCACGCATTTTCGCGATATCGGCCTAGAGGAGGAAATTGGCGCGCTGAAAATCAAAATCTCAGGCTGCATCAATGCCTGCGGGCATCACCATGTGGGCCATATCGGGATTTTGGGCTTGGATCGTGCAGGGGTCGAAAATTACCAAATCACCCTTGGGGGTGATCACACCGAGGCCGCCGCAATCGGCGAGCGCGCAGGCCCCGGTTTTTCTGCCGATGCGCTGATCCCCGCGCTTGAGCGTCTATTGCGCGCCTATTTGACCTTGCGCGATGGGGTGGATGAACCCTTCATCACGACCTATCGCCGCTTAGGGCTCGGCCCCTTTAAGGCCGCGCTTTACCCGCAGGAGGGCGCGCAAGATGTTGCAGCCTAGCCCCTTTGGCACAGTCGCCGAACGGGTGGCTATGCTGAACCGCCGCTATGACAAACATGGTGCCACAGCCGTGCTTGAGCATGCGTTGCGGGACGCAGATTGCGGGCGCGTGGCCTTGGTATCCTCCTTCGGGGCGGAGTCTGTGGTGTTGTTGCACATGGTGTCTGTGATTGATCGCACGACACCCGTTTTGTTCATCGACACCGAAATGCTCTTTCCCGAAACCTTAACCTATCAAAACGAATTGGCAGATCATCTGGGCCTTGAGGATGTGCGCCGCATTCATGCAAGCCGCACGATGATTGCGGCAAGCGACCCGCAGGGCGATTTGCATAAAACCAACCCCGATGCCTGCTGCGCCAAGCGCAAGACCGAACCGCTTGAACACGCCTTGGCCCCGTTTGACGCATGGATCACGGGGCGCAAACGCTTTCAGGCGCAAAGCCGCGCAGCGTTGGACTTCTTCGAGAATGAGGGCGAGATCAGGATCAAAATCAACCCACTGGCCCATTGGGCGCGCGAGGATGTGCAGGACTATATCACTAATAACCGCCTGCCCCGTCATCCGCTTGTGGCGCAGGGCTATCCGTCTATTGGCTGCGCCCCCTGCACGAGCCCCGTTGCCGCAGGCGAAGACCCGCGCGCAGGCCGTTGGCGCGGGCAAGACAAAGAGGAATGCGGCATCCATTTTGTGGATGGCAAAATCATCCGCCGCAACGTGGCGTGAAAGGATATATCATGAACACCACCCCCCATATTGTGGTCACCGATCAGGGCTTTACCCCAGAGGCGGCGCGGCCCGCAGAGATGGTTGAACTCAGCGATCCCGCCGCGTTTGACGCGGCCCTCCAGACACCGCAAGGCCATAGCGCGATCTGCATTCCCTTTGGCAGCTTTTCCGATGGCCGTGGCTTCACATGGGCCAAACGCCTGCGCATGGCGGGGTTCTCAGGGCGCTTGCGCGCTGCGGGTCATGTCATTGCGGATCAATACGCTATGGCGCGGCGCGCAGGGTTTGACGAGGTGGAAATCAGCCCTGATCTGGCCCGCAGACAACCGCAAGAGGCATGGGTGTTTCGGGCCGATTGGCGCGCGCATGATTACCAAAATCGCCTACGCGGCGAATAGCGCCTTTCCCTGACATAAATCAAAGTTTACAACTGCGGGCATATGCTAGGGCTGTGCCCATTCCGAATGATAGGCCAAAGTGACGTGACAGACGCAACATCGACCCTCCCCAAAGCCACCCCCACCCTGCCCGATGCGCAGCGCGTGACCTTTGTGAAACATTGGACGGATCGGCTGTTTTCCTTCCGCGTAACGCGGCCTGCAAGCCTGCGCTTTCGGTCGGGCGAATTTGTTATGATCGGATTGATGAGCGATAACGGCAAACCGCTATTGCGCGCCTATTCCATTGCCTCCCCCTCCTGGGATGAAGAATTGGAATTCTATTCTATCAAGGTGCAAGACGGCCCCCTGACCTCAAAGCTGCAACATATCCAAGTGGGTGATGAAATCATCCTGCGCCCCAAACCTGTGGGGACATTGGTGCATGATGCGCTGTTGCCTGGAAAGCGGATTTGGTTCTTTGCCACGGGCACGGGCTTTGCCCCTTTCGCAAGCCTCCTGCGCGAGCCGCAAACCTATGAAGATTATGACGAGGTCATCATCACCCATACCTGCCGCGAAGTGGCAGAATTGGATTATGGCCGCACCCTGATCGAAGAGATCAGGCAAGATGAGCTGTTGCGCGAATTGATCGGTGACGGGTTCGCGGATAAAATCCGATACTACCCCACCACCACCCGCGAACCGAGCCCCAAGATGGGCCGCATCACCGATTTGATGCGGGCAGGCACTGTGTTCGAAGATTTGGGTGTTCCGCCCCTCAGCCCCGAATGCGACCGCGCCATGGTCTGTGGCAACCTCGCCTTCAATCTTGAGATCAAAGATATGCTTGAGGGCTATGGTTTGGTCGAAGGGGCCAATTCCAACCCACAGCATTACGTTGTGGAAAAGGCCTTTCTTGACTGATTGCAGCAGCCAAGAACGTGCCCCCTTGAAAGCCCTTTGGTGGGCCTGTAGGTTAATGCATCATCACTGTAAAACCACAGAAGGACAAAACCCATAGCCCGCAGACCCCACAACGCGCCGCCCAGCCGTGACACTGGCCCGCGCGTCAACGACCGTATCCGCTGCCCCGAAGTTCGCCTGATTGGCGCAGAGGGCGAGAATATTGGGGTGGTCACCCCAGAACGCGCAATGGAATTGGCAGATGAGGCAGGATTGGATTTGGTGGAAATCTCCCCAAATGCTGAACCGCCCGTTTGTAAAATCATGGATTTCGGCAAGTTCAAATATGAACAGCAGAAACGTGAAGCCGAAGCCCGCAAAAAGCAAAAGGTGATCGAGGTCAAAGAGGTCAAAATGCGGCCTGGCACCGATGATCACGATTTCGACCGCAAGGTGCGCGATGCCATCAAATTCCTTGAGAATGGGGATAAGGTGAAGGTAACGCTGCGCTTCCGTGGCCGCGAAATGGCGCACCAACAATTGGGCCGTGAATTGCTAGAACGTGTAGCCGAAAAGATTGAAGGCGTGGGTAAGATCGAGAATATGCCCAAGCTGGAAGGTCGCCAAATGGTAATGATGATCGGCCCCGCAAAATAATCTGGACGAGGGCATGGGCCTCAGGCCCATGGCACGAAAAAAGCCCCGCTTTCGCGGGGCTTTCTTTTTTTGGATTGTGCTGACCTTAAGCTGCCGCGACAGCCCGCGCGGTCAACACTTTGACCAAATGAGCGCGATAGGCGCCTGTGCCGTGCAGATCAGAGATCATCCCATCCGCCGAAGGGGCCGCTACGCCGTCAAGCGCCGCTGCGGTGAAATCCTTGGACAGTGCCGCTTCGGCCTCCGTCCAACGGAACACGCCCTCGCCTGACGCGCCCGTGACCGCCACGCGCACACCATCTGCGAATTTCGCAACAAACACCCCGACAAGCGCAAAGCGCGAGGCGGGCTGCACGAATTTTTGATAATTCGCCTTTTGCGGCACGGGGAATTTCACCTCGGTGATAATCTCGCCTTCTTCAAGGGCCGTGGTGAACATGCCTTGAAAGAAATCATCCGCAGCGATTTCGCGGCTGTTGGTTTTCACAACGGCCCCTGAGCCTAGCACCGCAGACGGGTAGCAGGCAGAGGGGTCGTTATTGGCAAGGCTGCCGCCAATTGTGCCACGGTTACGCACGGCGGGATCCCCGATATGGCCTGCAAGATCAGACAGCGCCGGATAAGATTTGGCCACCTCGCGTGCGACCTCTGCATGGGTTGTTGCCGCGCCGATGCAAATCTGGCCTGCATCATTGGTGCAAATGCCCTTCATCTCTTGAATGCCTGTGAGGCTGACCAAGGTTTCAGGCATGGCAAGCCGCGCTTTCATCGTGGGGATGAGGGTCTGCCCGCCACTGAGCGCCTGACCGCCTACGCCAATGGCCGCAACCGCGTCTTTGATGCTGCTTGGGCGGGTAAAGTCGAAATTATACATATCCCGTTTCCTCTGGTTCCAAGGGGCATGGCCCCTCTTTGACGTTTATGGTGCGCGGGTCAGAGCACCGGCCCGCGCGTGTTTTCTTTAGCCCTGCATTGCTTGCCAGACGCGGTGCGGTGACAGGGGCATATCAATATGCGTCACGGCATGACCGCCGCGGTTCAACGCATCGACAACCGCATTCACCACCGCAGGGGGCGAGCCGATTGCCCCCGCCTCGCCGCAGCCTTTCACGCCCAACGGGTTATGGGTGCAAGGGGTCTGACAGGAATGATCGACCTTGTAGAAGGGCAGATCATCGGCGCGTGGCATCGCATAATCCATATAGCTCGCCGACAAGATTTGCCCGTTCTCGTCATAGCTGACCCCTTCAAGCAGGGCCTGACCAATCCCTTGACCGATCCCGCCATGTACTTGGCCATCCACGATCATCGGGTTGACGATGTTGCCAAAGTCATCGGCGGCTGCAAAGGCCATGATCTCGACCTTGCCCGTATCAGGATCAACCTCCACCTCACAGGCATAAGCGCCCGCAGGATAGGTGAAGTTGGACGGATCATAAAAGGCTGTCTCCTCAAGACCGGGTTCGATCTCATCCAGCGGATAGTTATGCGGCACATAGGCGGCCAAGGTTACATCGCCCCAAGCCACCGATTTATCCGTGCCTGCCACTGAGAATTGACCATCTTTCAATTCGATATCGGCCTCAGACGCCTCCATCAAATGAGCCGCGATTTTCTTGGCCTTAGCGATGATCTTTTCCGTTGCGCGCACCATGGCAGAGCCGCCCACCGCCAAAGAGCGCGAGCCATAAGTGCCCATGCCCATTGGCGTGTTGGCTGTATCGCCATGCACGATTTCAACCATGTTTTCATCAATACCAATCATATCGGCCACAACTTGGGCAAAGGATGTCTCATGACCCTGCCCATGGCTGTGGCTGCCTGTCATGACAACAAGCCCGCCGGTGGCATTCACGCGCACAGTGGCCGATTCATAGAGGCCCGCGCGCGCGCCCAACTGACCGACCAATTGCGAAGGCGCAATACCACACGCCTCGATATAGGAGTTGATCCCAAGACCACGCAGCTTGCCGCGCTTTTTCGCTTCGGCAGCACGGGCATCAAACCCTTTGCGGTCGATCATCTCCATCAGCTTGTCCATGGTGGCGTTATAATCGCCCGTGTCATATTGCACGGCGACAGGCGTCTGATAGGGGAATTCGGTGACGAAATTCTGCCGCCGCAATTCCACAGGATCCACGCCCAATTCGCGCGCCGCTTTGTCAATCACGCGCTCAAGCTGGAAGGTGGCCTCAGGCCGCCCCGCCCCGCGATAGGCGTCCACAGGCACGGTATTGGTAAAGACCGCCTTCACATTCACATAGATCAGCGGGGTTTTGTAATTGCCCGCCATCAATGTGCCATGCAGCCACGTTGGAACCGAGGGCGCGAAGGTGGACAGATACGCGCCCATATTCGCATAGGTTTCAGTGCGAATGGCGGTAAAGTTATTGTCCTTATCCAAGGCAAGTTCGATTTTGGTCACATGGTCACGGCCATGCGCGTCAGACATAAACGCCTCAGACCGCGAAGATGTCCATTTCACGGGCCGTTTAATCGCTTTGGCCGCGAAGGTGCAGAAGGCCTCTTCTGCGTAATGGAAAATCTTTGAGCCAAACCCACCCCCCACATCGGGGGCAATCACGCGCAGCTTATGCTCAGGGATGCCAAGCACGAATGCGCCCATCAAAAGGCGGATCACATGGGGGTTTTGCGAGGTGGTATAGAGGGTCGATTCATCGGTGCCCTTATTATAATCACCCACCGCAACGCGCGGCTCCATTGCATTGGGGGCAAGGCGTTGGTTCACAAGTTCCAGCGTAGTGACATGCGCCGCGTTCTTGATCGCCTCATCCACCGCTGCGCGGTTGTCTTCGACAAAGCCCCAATCATAGCAAAGATTGTCGGCCAAATCGTCATGCACTTTCGGCGCGCCCGCAGCGACCGCCTTTTTCATGTCGATGACGGCAGGCAATTCTTCGATATCAACCTCGATGGCCTCGGCCGCATCGCGCGCGGCGCTCAGGCTTTCGGCCACAACGGCGGCAATCGGGTCACCCACATGGCGCACTTTCCCTTGGGCAAGGATTGGGTGCGCGGGCTCCTTCATTGGGTTGCCCTCGCGGTCGGTCACCTGCCAGCCGCAGGGGATGGTGCCCACCCCTTCAAAATCTGCGCCGGTAAAGATCCGCACCACGCCTGGCATTGCAGAAGCCGCTTTGGTGTCGATGGATTTAATCCGACCATGCGCCACATCCGAGCGCAGGAAATAGACATAAGCCTGTCCATTGAGATTGATATCATCGGTGTAGCGACCGCCACCCGTCAGAAATCTAAGGTCTTCGCGCCGCTTTGACGCGGCCCCGATGCCACTATCTTTTGGCATGGTCATTCCTCCCTTGGGTTCTGTCACGCCCACCTGACGATGAGGCAGGCCAGTTTGTTTTGATTACCTACCCTCGGGCCTCCTCCGCCCGAAGGGGTGGCGTTTATTCTGCAGCCATCGCCGCGACATCTTGGCCCGAGGCCGCAAGGATCGCTTTGACGATGTTATGATAGCCCGTGCAGCGGCAGATATTGCCTTCAAGATAGGCGCGCACTTCGCCTTCGGTGGGCTTTGGGTTTTCTTTCAGCAAGGCAGCTGCCGTCATCACCATACCAGGTGTGCAGAACCCGCATTGCAGGCCATGATGCTCTTTGAAGGCTGCTTGGATCACCGAAAGCGAGCCATCAGGATTGGCCATGCCTTCGATTGTGGTCACCTCTGCGCCCGCGACATCCATCGCCAGAACCGAGCATGATTTCATAGATTTGCCGTCCACATGAACGGTGCAAGCCCCGCATTGGCTTGTATCACAGCCCACATGGGTGCCTGTCAGACCAAGTTTTTCGCGCAGCACCTCAACAAGAAGTGTGCGGCCTTCAACCTCGGCTGACATTTCCTTTCCATTTACTGATAGTTTGACCGTCGTCATTCGATCCTCCCTGAACGTTTGCTGTTATCCAAACATGGATTTTGCCAATGGCAAAACAAAAAAATGCATTCGCGCCAATTTGCCCCCTCAAACCCGCGTGAGGGGGCTATCGTCTGCGTCCATCACGGGGCTGTGGCCGCGTGGGAATTTCCTTTAACAAGCCCCCAACCCCCATCGCGCCAATTTCTTCGGCGCTTGGCGGATGGCCACAGATAACCCGCTCCAACACCCAATCTGCCCCATTCAAGGCGGGACTGCGCGCGCAACCGGGCAAGCCTATGACAGGGATGTCTGCCAATGCGCCCAAAACCAAAAGATTGCCTGGATCAACGGGCATTCCAAACCGCGTCACCTGCCCCCCCGCGCCCCGCAGCGCAGCAGGCATCACATCATCAATGTCAGATGTGGCAGAGGCGGTGAGAATTAAGATCAGGCTTGACTTTGCCTGCGCAATCTCAACCTCAAGTGCGGCTTTGTCATGCGGGCAGATGTGGGTGTCTTTGAGGTCAACATGCAACGCAGCCAGACGCGCCTCAACCGCAGCGATAGATTTCGCCTCAAGCGCGGCCGCCTTTTGCCCCTCATGGCTCGTGAGGATCAGGGTGGCCGAAGAGATCTGCGGCGCGATATGGGCCAAGGCCCCACCACGGGCCGCCTCTTCCGCGGCTAAGAGCGCGGCCTCTGGCACGGCATAGGGAATGATCTTGATTGTGGCGACCATCATCCCCTTTGAGACACGCTGCCATGGCGGCAGGGTGGCAACCGTGATGCGGGGATCAATCGCATTCACCGCCGCGATTTTTGCGGCATCCACCGACACAATGCCCGCGCCGCGACTGCGCAGATTGACCCGCCCTGTAAAGGCGGCTTCAATTTCAAGGTCTGCATCGGCACCGCATAACGCATGCGCCAATCGCGCGGCGGCGGTGTTTTCATCGACATCGCCCGTCTCCATCGCGGCCACTGTCACCTCGGCCACGCCCGCGGCCTGCAGCGCCGCGATATGATCTGCCCCAAGGCGCGTGCCCTTACGGATCACCCCCCCTTCAACGGGCACGGAATGGGCCAAGATCGCGCCCATCCCTTCGGTTATCGGACGCGGCCCAAACCTCATGATTTGCGCAACCTTTCAGTGATTTGCGCCATGATCGAAATTGCAATCTCTGCAGGGCCCATCGCCCCAATATTCAAACCAACAGGGGCATGGATGCGCGCAATAGCCTCGGCACCAAAGCCTGCCTCGGTCAGGCGATCCACCCGTTTTGCATGGGTGCGCGTTGAACCCAAGCAGCCCAGATAAAACACATCGGCCCGCAGCGCGGCCATGATTGCGGGATCATCAAGCTTGGGATCATGGGTCAAGGTCACAACGGCGGTGCGGGCATCAAGCCCGATGTCATCCAAGGCCTCATCTGGCCAAGCATCAAGCAGTCGCACCGCCTCAAAGCGGGCGGTCGAACCAAAGGCCGGGCGCGGATCAACCAGCGTCACATCATACCCTGCCATTTGCGCCATTGGGATCAGGCTTTGCGCAATATGCACCGCCCCCACAACAACCATGCGCAACGGCGGGTTGTGGATTGCAATATAGCGCAAGCCCTCCGCATCAAGGCCCGATTTATCCTTGGCGAAGGCCTCGCTCAGATCGGGCGCTTCTGCGCGTTCTACGACATGCGGCGGGGCTGCGCCCGTGACATCGCTGATCAAGGCCACCGCATGGCGCGCCGCACGCGCCGCAACGAGATGCTGCAAGATGGCCTCGGGCAAGGCTCCGCCAATGGGCTGCAGCAGAATTTTAATCCGCCCCCCACAGGCCAAGCCCACAGCAAAGGCTGCATCATCAGAAACCCCAAATTCCAATAGCTTGGGCGCGGTTGCATGGGTGGCAAGCATATCCTGCGCCTCAAGAACCACAGCCCCTTCGACACAGCCCCCCGATACGGAGCCTTGCATCTCGCCATCGCCTGCAACCACCAATTGGCTGCCCACACGGCGCGGCGCGCTGCCCCATGTCTCCACCACAGAGGCCAAGACCGCACCGCGACCCGCGCGATGCCATTCAAGCGCCAATTCGGGCATATTTTCCATCATGACCCCTCCCATTCCACTTTAGCTTGCCGCATCGGATAGCATCCGCGCAAGCCGTGCTTTTTCGTTGAAATCCCCGCGCGCATTCAGCGCCTCGGCCAAGCCCTGCAACGCCGCGATATTGTGCCCCGCACGGAACATATCAACATGGGGCAAAATGGCACGAATACCTGCGGCCTTTGGCGCAAACCCCTCCCAACGCAAAAGCGGGTTAATCCAGATCAGCCGCTTAGATGACAAGCTAAGACGCTGCATCGCACTCGATAACAGTTCGGGATCATCCCGATCCAGACCATCGGTGATCAAAAGAACAATCGCGCCCTGCCCCATAACACGGCGCGACCAATCGCGGTTAAAGCGGTCGATGCAATACCCAATGCGCGTGCCGCCTTCCCAATCTTGCGCCTCCGCCCCCGCAGCGGCCAGCGCCGCATCCACATCGCGCCCACGCAAGTGGCGGGTGATATTGGTAAGTCGCGTTCCAAAGGTGAACCCATGGACCTTTGACCAACCCGCCCCTTTCGCGTTTGAGAGCGCGTGCAGAAAATGCAAAACCGCACGGCTATAGGCTGACATCGACCCAGAGATATCGCAAAGACAAATCAAGGCCGGCATCCTTTCGCGCCGCGCCTTGCGCGCGAAGCCTTGCATCTCGCCACCATGGCGCATGGCTTGGCGCAGGCTTCTGCGCCAATCGGGCTTGGTGCCATTGGCATCTGCCGCATATCGGCGGGTCAGGAGCGGTGGCACAGGCAGGCTCAACCGCGCCAAAATACGCCGCGCCTCGGCCATTTCAGCCACGGACATTTGTTCGAAATCAAGGCTGCGCAAGCGTTCTTCACGGCTCATCGTCAGGCTTGCGTCAATTTCGATTTCCGTGTCCTGCGGGCGATCCTCGCCTTTTATATCGGGGGCCTCAGGCGTGATCCCGTCCAGCAAACTTTCTGCCGCGCGTTTTTCGGCAGGTTTGGCTTGGCGCTCCTCCGCCACGCCGCGAATAGCGGGCAGCATCAAGGACATCATATGTTCCATATAACGCGGATCCCGCCAATAGAGGCGGAAGATCTGCGCAAAAATTGGCAAATGCTCGGGGCGCGTACAAAAACAAGCACGCAAAGCATAGAAAAACGTATCCCGATCCGTAAAACCGACACTGGCCAAGGCGCGCGCCGCATCCATCACACGCCCTGACCCCGCAGGCAGACCCGCGACGCGCAAGGCGCGCGCAAAATGCGCAAGGTTGCGCAAAAGCTGCGGATTGTCGGGCAGATCAAGCGGGGCGTATTCCATAGCGCCCTAGCCCAAATCGGCGCGGATTTCGTCCAAGATACGCTTGGCCTCAGACCCTTGCAGCCGCGCGATATCGTCTTGATATTTCAAAATCGCGCCAAGCGTATCTGCAATCACCTCAGGCGATAATTCGATCACATCAAGCGCAAGCAGACATTTCGCCCAATCAATCGTTTCTGCGACACCTGGCTTTTTGAATAGATCTTCGCTGCGCAGGCGCTGCACGAAAGCC from Rhodobacterales bacterium HKCCA1288 harbors:
- a CDS encoding translation initiation factor IF-3, with amino-acid sequence MARRPHNAPPSRDTGPRVNDRIRCPEVRLIGAEGENIGVVTPERAMELADEAGLDLVEISPNAEPPVCKIMDFGKFKYEQQKREAEARKKQKVIEVKEVKMRPGTDDHDFDRKVRDAIKFLENGDKVKVTLRFRGREMAHQQLGRELLERVAEKIEGVGKIENMPKLEGRQMVMMIGPAK
- a CDS encoding DUF2849 domain-containing protein → MSRDYSKILTANDLRLGDVVYWAADKRWARDITDAVVFSDSATAEAALAAAFAQSDLVVGPYLVDAITTETGPAPAHFREAFRMRGPSNYPHGKQEQAQG
- a CDS encoding phosphoadenylyl-sulfate reductase is translated as MLQPSPFGTVAERVAMLNRRYDKHGATAVLEHALRDADCGRVALVSSFGAESVVLLHMVSVIDRTTPVLFIDTEMLFPETLTYQNELADHLGLEDVRRIHASRTMIAASDPQGDLHKTNPDACCAKRKTEPLEHALAPFDAWITGRKRFQAQSRAALDFFENEGEIRIKINPLAHWAREDVQDYITNNRLPRHPLVAQGYPSIGCAPCTSPVAAGEDPRAGRWRGQDKEECGIHFVDGKIIRRNVA
- a CDS encoding xanthine dehydrogenase family protein subunit M, which produces MYNFDFTRPSSIKDAVAAIGVGGQALSGGQTLIPTMKARLAMPETLVSLTGIQEMKGICTNDAGQICIGAATTHAEVAREVAKSYPALSDLAGHIGDPAVRNRGTIGGSLANNDPSACYPSAVLGSGAVVKTNSREIAADDFFQGMFTTALEEGEIITEVKFPVPQKANYQKFVQPASRFALVGVFVAKFADGVRVAVTGASGEGVFRWTEAEAALSKDFTAAALDGVAAPSADGMISDLHGTGAYRAHLVKVLTARAVAAA
- a CDS encoding ferredoxin--NADP reductase; amino-acid sequence: MIGQSDVTDATSTLPKATPTLPDAQRVTFVKHWTDRLFSFRVTRPASLRFRSGEFVMIGLMSDNGKPLLRAYSIASPSWDEELEFYSIKVQDGPLTSKLQHIQVGDEIILRPKPVGTLVHDALLPGKRIWFFATGTGFAPFASLLREPQTYEDYDEVIITHTCREVAELDYGRTLIEEIRQDELLRELIGDGFADKIRYYPTTTREPSPKMGRITDLMRAGTVFEDLGVPPLSPECDRAMVCGNLAFNLEIKDMLEGYGLVEGANSNPQHYVVEKAFLD
- the cobA gene encoding uroporphyrinogen-III C-methyltransferase, translated to MQHFPIFLNLAGRRVIVSGGGECALAKLRLLLKTEARIWVFAADPAPAVLDLAATGKITLIKRALAAGDAFCAALFYAANDDDAEDARVIRLARADGALVNWVDNLEASEFITPAIVDRDPVTIAIGTEGAAPVLARRIKRDLEERLSPALGIFARLAKSFRPQVEALPEGAARRGFWARYYDQLAPRIFAAEGEAGLESALETLLTESLTATPPMGEVLLVGAGPGDPELLTLKARKALDEAEVVIHDRLISPQILELARREAVLIDAGKTGFGPAMKQEDISALMVEHARAGAKVVRLKAGDPCVYGRLDDEIDALSDADIPWSIIPGITAASAASAQIGQSLTKRGRNSALRFLTGHDVAGFAEHDWRGLARSGEVAAIYMGKRGARFIQGRLLMHGARPDTPVTVVEHASRADTHVIDTDLAHLAHAIEAQGKGAPAVILYGLAPRAARTALNTLKAEIAL
- a CDS encoding DUF934 domain-containing protein, whose amino-acid sequence is MNTTPHIVVTDQGFTPEAARPAEMVELSDPAAFDAALQTPQGHSAICIPFGSFSDGRGFTWAKRLRMAGFSGRLRAAGHVIADQYAMARRAGFDEVEISPDLARRQPQEAWVFRADWRAHDYQNRLRGE
- a CDS encoding nitrite/sulfite reductase — encoded protein: MYRYTEFDENFLRARNAQFRAQVARRLSGELTEDEFKPLRLMNGLYLQLHAYMLRVAIPYGTLNSAQMRALAQVARQWDKGYGHFTTRQNIQFNWPKLEDVPDILDALAEVGLHAIQTSGNTVRNVTADHFAGAAADEIADPRPVAELIRQWSTDHPEFQFLPRKFKIAVTGSPNDRAVTAAHDIGLRIVAREGEIGYQVLVGGGLGRTPMIGKVLAEFLPEADLLPYIEAIVAVYNLIGRRDNKYKARIKITLHETGLDEIKRLVEEEFIPRRAAFKGVDQRLLAEIRGHFAPPEFIKGDNGAPTLSPALRAFIDSNVTAHRHADYAIVTVSMKSHGATPGDATTAQMEVLADLAETYGHDELRISHEQNVILPHIPRAALPDLYQRLKAVGLATANIGKISDIIACPGMDYCALATARSIPIAQEIATHFRDIGLEEEIGALKIKISGCINACGHHHVGHIGILGLDRAGVENYQITLGGDHTEAAAIGERAGPGFSADALIPALERLLRAYLTLRDGVDEPFITTYRRLGLGPFKAALYPQEGAQDVAA